In the Equus caballus isolate H_3958 breed thoroughbred chromosome 14, TB-T2T, whole genome shotgun sequence genome, AATCAACTTGTGAGAAATGGACGAAAAATGTTTGGCTAGctgtgttttgttattttttatggcattgtttccttttatattttcatttacctATGAAGCAAATACTAATTCTTACGTCTCTGCTAGTAATTTGATTCCCAGGCAATAAAGTTGGGTGTTGCTACTTTCTACTGTTAAGCAAAACCTTTTGGGGCAAGTTTTCAAGACTTAGCTCATCTAGAACCAAATCAGGAGGCAGGCCTGTGAACTCAAACAAACGCAGCCAGTCCGGCGGCAGGGTCCCTGCCTGTCACGTCGCGCTGTCTGGACCCCTGCGCTGGTGgactttttctataaaattggATGGTGCGGAGGCCCCGTCCACGTCCTGAGACTGCACCGGCTGAGGCAGGAGCACCCGGGGCGGGGGCAGGACCTGCCTGGCCTCTCTCATGGGTCGCACCGCCTAGAGATGAGGGTGACAGCCCCAGGCGGATCGGAGAGTCCGCGCAGGGAGAACTTGAAACAAAGAGAACCGGCCGGGCGCCGAGAGCGCGGCCAGGGCCGGGCGCAGGGTCTGCTCCCCCGAGCTTTTGTGGGGACGGAGGGACCGGCCAGGAGGGggggcgacgggaggcggcggggaGGGTGGCGGGGCAGCCCGGCTGTCGCCCGCccgtggggggcggggggagggcccGGCGGTgccggcgcgggggcggggcctgcacTCACCGCCCTCCTCTTCTCCCCGTAGGTGAGGCTGGCGCCCAGGACGGACATGGCAGCATGACAGCCCGCGACGGCCGGGTGAAGGGAGCCCGCGGCTGCGGGAGGGAACGCGCGGGGCAGCCACGTTCCTCCGAGGCCGCCTGAGCCGCCATCCCCATCGGCTTGCTGTGATTATTAACCCCGTGGACGCCTGACTCTTTCTCCGCCTTGAGCATCAATATGTGTCATGTCATTGTCACCTGTCGCTCGATGCTCTGGACCCTCCTGAGTATTGTGGTGGCCTTCGCGGAGCTCATTGCCTTCATGAGCGCCGACTGGCTGATTGGAAAAGCCAAGACTCCGGGCAGCGCTGAGCCGGCCGAGCAGGGCTCCCCGGGGCCCCACCACCCGACCCTGGGCATCTACGCGCGCTGCATCCGCAACCCCGGGATGCAGCATGTCCCGCGGGAGACGCTGTGCGGGCCCTACGCCGAGAGCTTCGGCGAGATTGCCAGCGGCTTCTGGCAGGCCACCGCTATCTTCTTGGCCACGGGCATCTTCATCCTCTGCATGGTGGCCTTGGTGTCCGTCTTCACTATGTGTGTGCAGAGCATCATGAAGAAAAGTATTTTCAACGTCTGTGGGCTGTTGCAAGGAATTGCAGGTGAGTGTTGGGGAGAGGGATGGGCTCCCTGCGCGTGCCGGCGCTCAGCCACTGACCCATCTACCGCCCGCTTTGAAGAAAACGGGCTTCTGCGCGGCCAGGTTTCCTTTGCAGCTGCACTGTGCCAGGAAGCAAGAGTGAGCGGCCCTGTCACCCGCTCTGCCCTAAAGGAAGAAGTGTCTGTGCTTCTGTCTCGCGTGTTCCTCTTCATTGCTTATTTCCTCCGGTTCTGAGTTGTTGGGTTTCGTTTGAGTAACTCTTCGtcctttttgcttttctcattaaATTAAAAGCCTGCTTTCCAGGGCAGCGCATCCCACTGAGGAGTTAGGTGAGAGGGGCCCCTGCAGCGAGCTCTCTGCGCAGCAGGAATGTGAGTGGGGTGATCTTTCAGAGGCAGCGAGCCTGGCCCGCCACCCCTCTCAGCCGCCCCGGCCCCACGCAGGGCGATCGCGGCTTTGGGAGGGGAAGAGGCGGGCCCAGAAGGAATCAGGATCAGCTGCTCTGTGTTTAATAATGTTCTGGTGTAAATTGTCTGTCTCCTGGAGCCTGACAGGATGTTCTGTGCAGTCTGATCAGAAAACGCAAACTAACTCTTCCGCTTTCTGGGAATTTCTCACTAATGAGCTTGTTAGAAATCGGTGGGAAGAAAAGTGTGAGCCCTTTACTCACTCTTTTATGAGTGTGATGCCAGAGGAAGGGCCATGGGCTGCAAGGAAACTGCCCCTTCCACAGACTTTCCCACATGGGTCTGAAAAGTGGGTCCTGAACCAGGAGCGCGTCAGTCTGTCCAGGCTCGAGAGACTTGTTCTGGGCGggagaaatacacacacacacacacacacacacacacacatacacatacacacatacacacacggcAGCTTGAAAATATCCTCAAGGAAGTAGAGGAATAGACTCTTCCTTtgatattcaggaaaaaaatggactTTTTAAGCAATCGTAACAAAGGTATTTTTTGATCTGAACTCCAACAGGAGAAACAGGAACCCACTTACAACCCTAACACAGGGCACAGGTGACAGCCCTCAGCAAAGCCTAAAGCCGTGTGTGTGGGACTCAACAGTGGAGATAAGCGCTGAGTGGAGGAAAGCATCTGGACACTTTACAGGTGTCGAGGCCTGTGAAGAAACAGACCCGAAATGATGAACTCTAGTCTGCCTTATTGCAAACTCTCCAGCTCAGCAGAGCTAGGTTCCAAAAAACAACAGATGTTTTTTCAAATAACCGATAAGATCATGTTTTCTGTTCCTCAAATCTTAGGGAGGCCCccatgggggcgggggggtcgGGAATGGGCCCAGGGAAATGACAGAGGGCCCGCCCACAGTCCTGACCTCTGTGCATGGGGGAGCCTCGTCTCTCTACCTGCCAGGATCAGCCAGACCGTGAATGGCCAGGCTCTCACAGCCACTCAGGAAATTTGGGAGGCCAGGATCTGATTTTCTGCATTGCTGCTAACTAGCAGTTCCACCGGAGATGAATGTGTCACCTCTCGGCACCTTGGcattcctcttctgaaaaatagGGAGATTGGAAAACATGACCTTACGTTAGATTTTATCTTCGATTTTTGATTCTGGGAAGCTCGTTGTCCCCTTTTTGATTCGCTTCTGAAATCTGAAATTTCTCCTCCTCAGCTGGGCATTTCACTGCCCAGATATGTTACAGGAGATGAGTCTTAGGACCAGTCTGTCTTTATCTCATCAGAGATATGCCCTACTTTATTCTCTTCACACACACAGTGCCTCAGAGTGTGTGCATATACACTGTGTCTATCTTAAAACTCTTGCTGAGAAAGTGTTACCAGGGGCTTTtgaaaagtcaaactcatagatgAAGGGAAGCCAGCCACACAATTTATTAATCCCTTGAAGGGCCCTGGTTGAACTGAGAGACTGATTCCGGTTTCATTTCCTCGTACTATGCTGTATTTGCTCATCCTCGATGATGTCGTGCCTTTATTATGAACTTTTTCAATAGGCTGGTGTGCAGGCGAGACTCCTGGTTTGTGATCCCTAGGAAAGGTTTTCACCTAGAGAAACTCAGTGCCTTCTAGCAAATCACTGGCCATTTACAGTAAGGGGCGGGACATCATGGGCCATAATGCCACAACCTGTCTTTTACAGTCATTCAGAAGCAATTTGTAGATATCCTGCAGTCTTAAAGACTGTTTACGTGCAGTTTTTAATAAGGTGTTAGTCCAGTGAATTCAGTCTCTAAGAATGCAGATAATCCAACAAATCTTTAGTGCCCTCATTCGCTATTTCACATAAATGGCAAGAGTGTTCATTTTGGCACAAAGGTTAGTACATATCTTAAGTATTATTCATACACACCAGTGGATTCGCtgacttttctctccctctctgtctgcaTCAGGCCTCCGGGGAGAAGGGCTGAGGATGAGGGTAGCAATAGCATAAACCAGGTGCTAGTCTGTTGGTCACCAGACTCTCCCAAAGGTTTTGCACATGTACAGCATCTCAAAGAGTCTGAAAttactcaaaattttaaattggcAGGAGGTGGAGATTCCTTCATAGTCAGACCGCCTCTCTAGGGGCCACTGACCTGGACTAAGCCCTGAAATGCAGGACAGAAGgggcttcctctctccttccagcccAGCAGCACCCCTCTGAGAAGCAGTCACGGGAAAGGTGGATTCAGCGCCAGTCAGCCGACTCCCCCTTTTTGGGGCTGGGGGCCCCATCTCTAACTAAGGGATGCTCCAtggctctttctccccaaatgggggtctCCACCAGGCAGCTCGAGCCACATGAACGGCAGCCATGGTCCTTGAATCTGAGGCAGTGTCTGAGGCAGCTGCCTTGCTCTCTGTCCTCGCAGCCGATCTGTAACAGCGTCTGGGCAGCCCCAGCCTCTGCCAAGGGCTTGTTGCAGCTGTGAGCATCAGTCTTTCCGCTCAGCCCTGGATCTATTCGATACTGCAGCAActggtgggagaggaggctgtTGCCAGAGCAACACAAAGCTTCTTAGAAATACACTCAGATTGTGTTTATTCTTACAGCTTTCATTTTGgcaaaaaatgacatttttgtaaaatgtaacTGGAtgaaaaagttacaaaatattgTAAGCATATTTCTCTACCACAtctaattttaaagaataacTAGGCCACAGGCTTGAAGAGCCTTCATTGTCTATAAAAAGTATAACAAATCATCAAAATCTTGATATTTTGATTTTAGAATTAGTTGTGAAAGGATCTGCTATCTCAGTGGAAATCTCAAAATCTGgcttacttaaaaaataatgaaatctcaCTGCTGACTATTGAGTTAACCCAGGGAGCAAGATTTGCCTTTGAGGCCTTGCCTGATGGTGGGCACCCAGCTGACACTTCCTAAATACTGGTGCGCAGACGCCCCTGCTGTTCCACTCTCGACAGTTAGTCGAGCCTCTCCTGCCTGGATCGTCCAGACCTCACCTGAGGGTGCAATGTCGCCTGATTGGGGTCACATCTCTAAGCCTGTCTTCTCACTTGTGAAATGGGTGTAACAGTAGCGCATACTCAGAGTTGTTTTGTGACTTCGATAGCAGATGAGATTaagcacagagcttggcacacaaATAGTAAGTGGTATCTATATGATTATTAAAGTATGTCTGCTTTCTTGGCAGGTTTTAATATACGTTTCGTTTCTTAGAATTGTTGCATCCTACGGAGGAGAAGTGTCTTTTGTAGTCTTTAGAATTGCCCTTGTTCTGTTGAAGTCAAACATGACCACATTGTATGGGCCGTGCCCTGGCTCCTTCATAGCCTCGTGCGTTGGGGCTGAAGAGTGTAGGGCAGTCCTGGGCTTTGCCGACCTTTGGTGTCCTCGGGCCTTTTTTTAGAAAGGGAAGGTAGCAGTCGAATTGCCTGGAAAGCAAAAAACTTCTCCCTCTCGCTCCTCTTCCCAGCTTGTTTCTGGAGGCAGCGTCTAGTAGTGGAGTCCTGGTGGCAGGTGGCTTCTCAGCTCCCCCTCGCAGAATAAATCACAGGCTGCTCCGTCTTCACTAGGTGAGGACTTGTCCAGTACTTGGCAGAGCCACAAACGCACATCAGTTCATGGCCTTCTGGGATTCATTACAAAAGCTGGGGAATCAGCCAGCAGGGCCGTTTTCGCCAGCTGTCTTCCTTAGGTTGTGACCTGGATGTAATCCATAGTGAAACCATAGAATGCAAAGATCCAGGTTTTCCATGACAGCATCAAGCAGTTTGTTTTTAGAAATGCATGTAGGGCTCTCTCAGAAGTCCGTGGAATCCCCAGTGACTCAGGTTTGGGACAGAAGCCATTAAAATGAGCTCAGGATTTGGCTGACTTGTGCTGGCTTGGACTGTTCCACTGGGGTTGCCGCGAGGGTTGGACTAGCACAGGAGCTGCGGGGCGAGGCTGCCTGCGGGCTCCCAGTCTTCCCTCCTCTGCGTTTGCTTGTGTCCGGATGGCTCTCGCGCTCTCTACTCCCTGTAGCCCTCTGTCTGCCTCCATCCGTCCAACAGGATTGCCTTGGCAGCTGCCCACCAGTCTGACCAGATGGATTGCTGTCGGGCTGAACTCCGCCTCTGCTGGGCTGGGCTAGAGGGTGTGCTCATGGGAATTGCTCTCTGCTGTGGTGGCGCCGGGCCCGGTGTGTGCAGGCTCAGCCTTCTTGGAAATGGGTAATGATTGAGGATGAAGGAAGACACtgtaaaaaaagaagggaaaagaaaaaaggggaagagaCTGAGAAGACAAGTGGACGGTTTGGCCTTGATGGTTTGGCCTTCCTGCTTGCAGAATCACTGTGCTGTCAGTTGGACTGTGTGTGGAAGTCCAGATGGACATGGGAAACCTCCCACCATCATTGTCCAGGACTTGGTATGCCATTGATGTTTTTCACGGGGTGAAAAATAACCTTGGCATGAAGAAAATAACCACAGCAAACCCTGTTCCTGGCATCCATTTGGACGGATCCTATGCTCTCCCATTCCCACCCGGGCCAGAGGGACCAGATCAGCcctcagagaggagggaaaaagggacAGGGACTTGGAAAGCTTAGGCAGAGGAGAAGAGACTCCTGACTCCCACAGAGACCCTGACCCATAATTTTACAGCCAAAAAATGTCCCTGGGTTTCTCTGAGAGGTAGGGTGACTTAGGTTGCCcaatttcaaaatactttcaaaGAAAAGTCATGAGGAAGGTAGAGGGAGCACCCCACTTTTCCTTCTCAGAACGAGGCCCTGGAAGCTTCTGGCCATCAAAAGGGGCTCTTCATGTCAGGCTCTCCAGACAGATCATGCCTCCACCAGAAGTCAGGTCTAACAGCTTTGTGTTGGAACCAATTTAAGAATGTTATGACGTACTTACTAATTCATCAACCTGTAGTAATCTCTTGGTAAGAGCTAAAGAATGCAGAAATATTGTAAGGCAGGCCAGAGTCAAATTTCAATTCAAGGAGCTTTTATTGGATGCCCACTCAGTGCAAAGGCCTGTAGACTCAGGTCTACAATTTCTTGAGTTTCTGCTCCCATATGAGAGTCATTGTTTACTAAACTGTACCCTAGAGAAgcaaaaaatgtgtgtgtattatCACATCTAAAGGGAACAAAGAACTCAACCCTATCGTGAGATAAAAGACGCCTCCTTAAAAGCAAGCAGAGCAGGCAAGCATTAGTTTGAGTAAATCTGGGGACTGGGATGTGTGTGTAAAGAGTCAGCTGGAAGGTCTGGAAGAAAACTGCAAACTCTCTTAAGATTCAGGTATAGCAATTGATATGCtaataaaaatttggaaagt is a window encoding:
- the LHFPL2 gene encoding LHFPL tetraspan subfamily member 2 protein; its protein translation is MCHVIVTCRSMLWTLLSIVVAFAELIAFMSADWLIGKAKTPGSAEPAEQGSPGPHHPTLGIYARCIRNPGMQHVPRETLCGPYAESFGEIASGFWQATAIFLATGIFILCMVALVSVFTMCVQSIMKKSIFNVCGLLQGIAGLFLILGLILYPAGWGCQKAISYCGHYASAYKPGDCSLGWAFYTAIGGTVLTFICAVFSAQAEIATSSDKVQEEIEEGKNLICLL